In a genomic window of Mycolicibacillus parakoreensis:
- the ftsY gene encoding signal recognition particle-docking protein FtsY: MSEGLWIALAVAAVALALAALIVGLVRYRRRRIRLSAPPPTPGLDRSGGYTSGSGITFSQTTTADPPAPAPPAAPPAPEVRPPPAEPAEPAEPAEPAAPAEPAEPAEPAEPAPPPAAPAETIAPVAGRLERLRGRLARSQSTLGRSMLGLLGGGDLDDDSWEEIEDTLLIADLGPAATASVVAALHTRLAAGTVRTDAEARAVLREVLIAELQPDLDRTIRALPHADAPSVLLVVGVNGTGKTTTVGKLARVLVADGRRVVLGAADTFRAAAADQLQAWAARVGADVVRGAEGADPASVAFDAVDTGITAGADVVLVDTAGRLHTKAGLMDELGKVKRVVTRRAHVDEVLLVLDATVGQNGLAQAKVFAEVVDITGVVLTKLDGTAKGGIVFRVQQELGVPVKLVGLGEGPDDLAPFEPAAFVDALLG; encoded by the coding sequence GTGTCTGAAGGTCTCTGGATCGCGCTCGCGGTCGCCGCCGTCGCGCTCGCCCTCGCCGCCCTGATCGTCGGGCTGGTCCGCTACCGACGCCGGCGGATCCGCCTGTCGGCGCCCCCGCCGACGCCCGGGCTGGACCGCTCCGGCGGCTACACCAGCGGATCGGGGATCACGTTCAGCCAGACCACCACCGCCGACCCCCCCGCGCCGGCCCCGCCCGCGGCCCCGCCCGCCCCGGAGGTCCGGCCACCGCCGGCCGAGCCCGCCGAGCCCGCTGAGCCCGCCGAGCCCGCCGCGCCCGCCGAGCCCGCCGAGCCGGCTGAGCCCGCCGAGCCGGCCCCCCCGCCGGCCGCGCCCGCCGAGACGATCGCCCCGGTCGCGGGGCGCCTGGAGCGGCTGCGCGGCCGGTTGGCGCGCTCCCAGTCCACCCTCGGGCGCAGCATGCTGGGCCTGCTCGGCGGCGGCGACCTCGACGACGACTCCTGGGAGGAGATCGAGGACACCCTGCTCATCGCCGATCTGGGGCCGGCGGCGACCGCCTCGGTGGTCGCCGCGCTGCACACCCGGTTGGCGGCGGGCACGGTGCGCACCGACGCCGAGGCCCGCGCGGTGCTGCGCGAGGTGCTCATCGCCGAACTGCAGCCCGACCTCGACCGCACGATCCGGGCCCTGCCGCACGCCGACGCGCCGTCGGTGCTGCTGGTCGTCGGGGTCAACGGCACCGGCAAAACCACCACGGTCGGCAAGCTGGCGCGGGTGCTGGTCGCCGACGGGCGCCGGGTGGTGCTCGGCGCGGCCGACACGTTCCGGGCGGCGGCCGCCGACCAACTGCAGGCGTGGGCCGCCCGCGTCGGTGCCGACGTGGTGCGCGGCGCCGAGGGCGCCGACCCGGCGTCGGTCGCCTTCGACGCCGTCGACACCGGCATCACCGCCGGTGCCGACGTGGTCCTCGTCGACACCGCCGGGCGGCTGCACACCAAGGCCGGGCTGATGGACGAACTCGGCAAGGTCAAACGGGTGGTCACCCGGCGCGCCCACGTCGACGAGGTGCTGCTGGTGCTCGACGCCACCGTCGGGCAGAACGGCCTGGCCCAGGCCAAGGTCTTCGCCGAGGTGGTCGACATCACCGGGGTGGTGCTGACCAAGCTCGACGGCACCGCCAAGGGCGGGATCGTCTTCCGGGTCCAACAGGAGCTCGGGGTGCCGGTCAAGCTGGTCGGCCTCGGTGAGGGGCCCGACGATCTGGCCCCGTTCGAGCCGGCGGCGTTCGTCGACGCCCTGCTCGGCTGA
- the smc gene encoding chromosome segregation protein SMC encodes MHLKSLTLKGFKSFASPTTLRFEPGITCVVGPNGSGKSNVVDALAWVMGEQGAKTLRGGKMQDVIFAGTSSRAPLGRAEVTVTIDNSDNALPIEYSEVAITRRMFRDGGSEYEINGAGCRLMDVQELLSDSGIGREMHVIVGQGRLSQILESRPEERRSFIEEAAGVLKHRKRKEKAVRKLESMQANLARLTDLTTELRRQLKPLGRQAEVARRAATIQADLRDARLRLAADDLVARKAEFDGTHTTEATLRRDHDEAAARLKTAAADLAGHEATLARLSENAEAAQQTWFGLSALAERVAATVRIATERAQHLDQEPVGHTGPDPEELEAEAEHVAAREQQLLTELAGARDRLESARGALAAQERVAHEAEQTHLAAVRAEADRREGLARLAGQVETMRARVESIDDNVARLAPRIEEAAARAEAAHAEFETAQARVTELDQGEAGLDEQHERSVAAVRVADARVGELQAAERAAEREVASLQARIDALTVGLDRKDGASWLATDSGIGGLLGSVATLVKVRPGFEAAVAAVLGAAADAVAADTVETARAAVTALKETDGGRAAIVLGDWPAPAAEPDEPAPAGAVWAHDLIEAPARLRGALAAMLAGVAVVPDLSAALAVIGAHPRLRAVTRDGDLVGAGWISGGSDHKPSTLEITSEIDRARTQLGEAEEQVSRLGAALAGAVTEQAARQDTAEQALAALKESDAAIAAIYDQLGRLGQQARTAEEDWDRQLHQRAELETRRATTVEELGALETRLRNAESSEPVATADPVDRRQIAADTDAARGVEVEARLAVRTAEERANALRGQADSLRRQAGAEREARRRAEQARAARAHAAAVAAAVADAGGVLAERVAAVVAAASANRDRLAAERRQRSESLGRLREEVAALNTRIGELTEALHRDEVAKAQAALRIEQLEEMVLDQFGMTGADLIAEYGPQVGLPPSELEIAEYEQARDRGEQVSAPAPMPFDRPTQERRAKRAERELAELGRVNPLALEEFAALEERYTFLSTQLEDVKAARSDLLAVVSEVDAQILQVFTEAYADVEREFREVFAALFPGGEGRLLLTDPHDMLTTGIEVEARPPGKKVKRLSLLSGGEKSLTAVAMLVAIFRARPSPFYILDEVEAALDDTNLRRLLALFEMLRARSQLIVITHQKPTMEIADALYGVTMRNDGITQVISQRMRGQELVASPG; translated from the coding sequence GTGCACCTGAAGAGTCTGACGTTGAAGGGCTTCAAGTCCTTCGCCTCGCCGACGACTCTGCGGTTCGAGCCGGGGATCACCTGCGTGGTCGGACCCAACGGGTCGGGCAAATCCAACGTGGTCGACGCGCTGGCCTGGGTGATGGGCGAGCAGGGCGCCAAGACGTTGCGCGGCGGCAAGATGCAAGACGTCATCTTCGCCGGCACCTCCTCGCGGGCGCCGCTGGGCCGCGCCGAGGTCACGGTGACCATCGACAACTCCGACAACGCGTTGCCCATCGAGTACTCCGAGGTCGCGATCACCCGCCGGATGTTTCGCGACGGCGGCAGCGAGTACGAGATCAACGGGGCCGGATGCCGGCTGATGGACGTCCAGGAGCTGCTGTCGGATTCGGGGATCGGCCGGGAGATGCACGTCATCGTCGGGCAGGGCCGGCTCTCGCAGATCCTCGAATCGCGCCCCGAGGAGCGTCGGTCGTTCATCGAGGAAGCCGCCGGGGTGCTCAAACACCGCAAACGCAAGGAGAAAGCGGTCCGCAAGCTGGAGTCGATGCAGGCCAACCTGGCCCGGCTCACCGATCTCACCACCGAACTGCGCCGCCAGCTCAAACCGCTGGGCCGCCAGGCGGAGGTGGCCCGCCGCGCCGCCACCATCCAGGCCGACCTGCGTGACGCGCGGCTGCGGCTGGCCGCCGACGACCTGGTGGCCCGCAAGGCGGAGTTCGACGGCACCCACACCACCGAGGCCACGCTGCGCCGCGACCACGACGAGGCGGCGGCGCGGCTGAAGACCGCCGCGGCGGACCTGGCCGGCCACGAAGCCACCCTGGCGCGGCTCTCCGAGAACGCCGAGGCCGCCCAACAGACCTGGTTCGGGCTCTCCGCGCTCGCCGAGCGGGTCGCCGCCACGGTGCGCATCGCCACCGAACGCGCCCAGCACCTGGACCAGGAACCGGTCGGCCACACCGGCCCGGACCCCGAGGAGCTGGAGGCCGAGGCCGAGCACGTCGCCGCCCGCGAACAGCAGCTGCTCACCGAGCTCGCCGGGGCACGCGACCGGCTGGAGTCCGCGCGCGGCGCACTGGCCGCCCAGGAGCGGGTGGCCCACGAGGCCGAGCAGACCCATCTGGCGGCGGTGCGCGCCGAAGCCGACCGCCGCGAGGGACTCGCGCGGCTGGCCGGACAGGTGGAGACCATGCGGGCGCGGGTGGAATCCATCGACGACAACGTCGCCCGGCTCGCCCCGCGCATCGAGGAGGCGGCCGCGCGCGCCGAGGCCGCCCACGCCGAGTTCGAGACCGCCCAAGCCCGGGTCACCGAACTCGACCAGGGTGAAGCGGGCCTGGACGAACAGCACGAACGCAGCGTGGCCGCGGTGCGGGTCGCCGACGCGCGGGTGGGCGAGCTGCAGGCCGCCGAGCGCGCCGCCGAACGCGAGGTCGCGTCCCTGCAGGCGCGCATCGATGCGCTCACCGTCGGGCTGGACCGCAAGGACGGCGCCTCCTGGTTGGCCACCGACTCCGGGATCGGCGGGCTGCTCGGCTCGGTCGCCACCCTGGTCAAGGTGCGGCCCGGCTTCGAGGCGGCGGTGGCCGCGGTGCTGGGGGCCGCCGCCGACGCGGTCGCCGCCGACACCGTCGAGACCGCCCGGGCCGCGGTCACCGCATTGAAGGAGACCGACGGCGGGCGTGCGGCGATCGTGCTGGGGGACTGGCCGGCCCCGGCGGCCGAGCCCGACGAGCCCGCCCCGGCCGGGGCGGTGTGGGCCCACGACCTCATCGAGGCGCCCGCCCGGCTGCGCGGTGCGCTCGCCGCGATGCTGGCCGGGGTGGCCGTGGTCCCGGATCTGTCGGCGGCGCTGGCGGTGATCGGCGCGCACCCGCGGTTGCGCGCGGTCACCCGCGACGGCGACCTGGTCGGTGCCGGCTGGATCAGTGGCGGCTCGGATCACAAGCCGTCGACGTTGGAGATCACCAGCGAGATCGACCGGGCCCGCACCCAGCTCGGCGAGGCCGAGGAGCAGGTCAGCCGGCTCGGGGCGGCGCTGGCCGGGGCGGTCACCGAACAGGCCGCCCGCCAAGACACCGCCGAGCAGGCGCTGGCGGCGCTGAAGGAGTCCGACGCCGCGATCGCCGCGATCTACGACCAGCTCGGCCGGCTGGGCCAGCAGGCCCGCACCGCCGAGGAGGACTGGGACCGACAGCTGCACCAGCGTGCGGAGCTCGAGACGCGCCGCGCCACCACCGTCGAGGAGCTCGGCGCGCTGGAGACCCGGCTGCGCAACGCCGAATCCAGTGAACCGGTCGCCACCGCCGACCCGGTGGACCGCCGGCAGATCGCCGCGGACACCGACGCCGCCCGCGGCGTCGAGGTGGAAGCCCGCCTGGCGGTGCGCACCGCCGAGGAACGCGCCAACGCGCTGCGCGGGCAGGCCGACTCGCTGCGTCGGCAGGCCGGCGCCGAACGGGAGGCCCGCCGGCGCGCCGAGCAGGCCCGCGCCGCGCGGGCGCACGCCGCCGCGGTCGCCGCGGCGGTCGCCGACGCCGGCGGGGTGCTCGCCGAGCGGGTGGCGGCGGTGGTGGCCGCCGCCTCGGCCAACCGGGACCGGTTGGCCGCCGAACGTCGGCAGCGTTCGGAGTCCCTCGGCCGGCTGCGCGAGGAGGTGGCCGCGTTGAACACCCGGATCGGCGAGCTCACCGAGGCGCTGCACCGCGACGAGGTGGCCAAGGCGCAGGCCGCGCTGCGCATCGAGCAACTCGAGGAGATGGTCCTCGACCAGTTCGGGATGACCGGCGCGGACCTGATCGCCGAGTACGGACCGCAGGTGGGGTTGCCGCCCAGCGAGTTGGAGATCGCCGAATACGAGCAGGCCCGCGACCGCGGTGAGCAGGTCAGCGCGCCCGCCCCGATGCCGTTCGACCGGCCCACCCAGGAGCGACGCGCCAAACGCGCCGAGCGTGAGCTCGCCGAGCTGGGCCGGGTCAACCCGCTGGCGCTGGAGGAGTTCGCCGCGCTGGAGGAGCGCTACACCTTCCTGTCCACCCAGTTGGAGGACGTCAAGGCGGCCCGCAGTGATCTGCTGGCGGTGGTCTCCGAGGTCGACGCCCAGATCCTGCAGGTGTTCACCGAGGCCTACGCGGATGTGGAACGCGAATTCCGGGAGGTGTTCGCCGCACTGTTCCCCGGCGGGGAGGGGCGGCTGCTGCTCACCGATCCGCACGACATGCTCACCACCGGCATCGAGGTGGAGGCCCGCCCGCCGGGCAAGAAGGTCAAACGCCTGTCGCTGCTCTCCGGCGGGGAGAAGTCGCTGACCGCGGTGGCGATGCTGGTGGCGATCTTCCGGGCCCGGCCGTCGCCGTTCTACATCCTCGACGAGGTGGAGGCCGCCCTCGACGACACCAACCTGCGCCGGCTGCTGGCGCTGTTCGAGATGCTGCGGGCGCGCTCGCAGCTGATCGTCATCACCCACCAGAAGCCGACGATGGAGATCGCCGACGCGCTGTACGGGGTCACCATGCGCAACGACGGCATCACCCAGGTGATCTCCCAGCGGATGCGCGGCCAGGAACTGGTCGCCAGCCCCGGGTAG
- a CDS encoding acylphosphatase produces MGEPRARLTAWVHGRVQGVGFRWWTRCRALELGLGGYAANKTDGRVQVVAQGPRSACERLLALLRSGATPGRVDTVVADWAEPGDPIAGFSER; encoded by the coding sequence GTGGGTGAGCCGCGGGCACGGCTGACCGCCTGGGTGCACGGCCGCGTCCAGGGGGTGGGGTTTCGCTGGTGGACCCGGTGCCGGGCGCTGGAGCTGGGGCTGGGCGGCTACGCCGCCAACAAGACCGACGGCCGGGTGCAGGTCGTCGCCCAGGGGCCGCGGTCGGCCTGCGAGCGGCTGCTGGCCCTGCTGCGTTCGGGCGCCACGCCGGGGCGGGTGGACACCGTGGTCGCCGACTGGGCCGAGCCCGGCGATCCGATCGCCGGATTCAGCGAGCGGTAG
- a CDS encoding OsmC family protein: protein MTQLWVERTATRRYTGRSSRGAQVAIGSDDVDGVFTPGELLKIALAACSGMASDAPVARRLGEDYTTTIGVSGPADRAQERYPRLSATMQLDLSGLSENERQRLLTVVHRAIDASCTVGRTLKAGTEVDVEVAGGGGTGG, encoded by the coding sequence ATGACACAACTGTGGGTGGAACGGACCGCAACGCGGCGCTACACCGGGCGCAGCAGCCGAGGCGCGCAGGTGGCCATCGGCAGCGACGACGTCGACGGCGTGTTCACCCCCGGTGAGCTGCTGAAGATCGCGCTGGCCGCATGCAGCGGCATGGCCAGCGACGCCCCGGTGGCCCGTCGCCTCGGCGAGGACTACACCACCACGATCGGTGTCAGCGGGCCGGCCGACCGCGCCCAGGAGCGCTACCCGCGGCTGTCGGCGACGATGCAGCTGGACCTGTCGGGACTGTCCGAGAACGAGCGCCAGCGCCTGCTCACCGTGGTGCACCGCGCCATCGACGCCAGCTGCACGGTGGGGCGCACCCTGAAGGCCGGCACCGAGGTCGACGTCGAGGTCGCCGGTGGCGGGGGCACCGGTGGGTGA
- a CDS encoding PIG-L deacetylase family protein, translated as MATVVAFHAHPDDEVVLTGGTLARAAAEGHRVVIVVATDGRVHDTDGDRLHELRCSAGILGAHRVECLGYADSGYGPRFLPDPPGRIRFGRADVEVAAGRLAAILRAESADLLLSYQANGGYGHRDHIQVHHVGARAADLAGTPRVLEATMPRELLCRIGRFARLVGLPAPYDRQIMATAYAPRATITHRINVARYAGRKRDAFAAHRSQIGATGARLLGVLRRLPAPVAGLLLGREWFVDPTLAPGPVRRTLCD; from the coding sequence ATGGCTACCGTGGTCGCGTTTCACGCCCACCCCGACGACGAGGTGGTGCTCACCGGCGGCACCCTGGCGCGGGCGGCGGCCGAGGGCCACCGGGTGGTGATCGTGGTGGCCACCGACGGCCGGGTCCACGACACCGACGGCGATCGTCTCCACGAACTGCGCTGCAGCGCCGGGATTCTCGGCGCCCACCGGGTGGAATGCCTGGGCTACGCCGACAGCGGGTACGGCCCGCGGTTTTTGCCCGATCCGCCCGGGCGGATCCGGTTCGGTCGTGCCGACGTCGAGGTGGCCGCCGGGCGGCTCGCCGCGATCCTGCGCGCGGAATCCGCCGACCTGCTGCTGAGCTATCAGGCCAACGGCGGCTACGGGCACCGCGACCACATCCAGGTCCACCACGTCGGCGCCCGCGCCGCCGACCTGGCCGGCACCCCGCGGGTGCTCGAGGCGACGATGCCACGCGAATTGCTGTGCCGAATCGGCCGATTCGCCCGCCTGGTGGGCCTGCCCGCGCCGTATGACCGCCAGATCATGGCCACCGCGTACGCGCCGCGGGCGACGATCACCCACCGGATCAACGTCGCGCGCTACGCCGGCCGCAAACGCGACGCCTTCGCCGCGCACCGCTCCCAGATCGGCGCCACCGGTGCACGGCTGCTCGGTGTCCTGCGGCGTCTGCCCGCCCCGGTGGCGGGGCTGCTGCTCGGCCGGGAGTGGTTCGTCGACCCGACGCTGGCGCCGGGCCCGGTGCGCCGCACCCTGTGCGACTGA
- the mutM gene encoding bifunctional DNA-formamidopyrimidine glycosylase/DNA-(apurinic or apyrimidinic site) lyase — translation MPELPEVEVVRRGLDAQVLGRTVTAVRIHHPRAVRRHRGGPADLSARLLGAQITGTGRRGKYLWLTLDDGDQALVVHLGMSGQMLLGPVPHTAHLRIAVRLDDDTALHFVDQRTFGGWFVAQMAAVDGDAVPAPVAHLGRDPLDPRFDPEAVVAVLATKRSEIKRQLLDQSVVSGIGNIYADEALWRARVHGARRADALTRPKLRTVLAAADAVMSEALAAGGTSFDALYVNVNGESGYFERALDVYGRQGRPCRRCGAPIRREKFMNRSSFFCPRCQPRPRR, via the coding sequence ATGCCGGAGCTACCCGAAGTGGAGGTGGTGCGCCGCGGCCTGGACGCCCAGGTGCTCGGCCGCACCGTCACCGCGGTGCGCATCCATCACCCGCGCGCGGTGCGCCGCCACCGCGGTGGGCCCGCCGACCTGAGCGCCCGGCTGCTGGGCGCGCAGATCACCGGCACCGGCCGGCGCGGCAAGTACCTGTGGCTGACCCTCGACGACGGTGATCAGGCGCTGGTGGTGCACCTGGGGATGAGCGGACAGATGCTCCTCGGGCCGGTGCCCCACACCGCCCACCTGCGCATCGCGGTGCGCCTCGACGACGACACCGCGCTGCACTTCGTCGACCAGCGCACGTTCGGCGGCTGGTTTGTGGCCCAGATGGCCGCCGTCGACGGCGACGCGGTGCCCGCGCCGGTGGCGCACCTGGGCCGCGACCCGCTCGATCCGCGCTTCGACCCCGAGGCGGTGGTGGCGGTGTTGGCGACCAAGCGCTCGGAGATCAAACGCCAACTGCTCGACCAGTCGGTGGTCTCCGGGATCGGCAACATCTACGCCGACGAAGCGCTGTGGCGCGCGCGGGTGCACGGCGCGCGCCGCGCCGATGCGCTGACCCGCCCGAAACTGCGGACGGTGCTCGCGGCGGCGGACGCGGTGATGAGCGAGGCGCTGGCCGCCGGCGGCACCTCCTTCGACGCGCTGTATGTCAACGTCAACGGCGAGTCCGGGTACTTCGAGCGGGCACTGGACGTCTACGGCCGGCAAGGGCGTCCGTGTCGCCGCTGCGGCGCGCCGATCCGCCGGGAGAAGTTCATGAACCGGTCGTCGTTCTTCTGCCCGCGATGCCAACCGCGCCCGCGCCGTTGA
- the rnc gene encoding ribonuclease III, whose amino-acid sequence MNRQALLAALGVALPEEVLTLALTHRSYAYEQGGLPTNERLEFLGDAVLGLTVTDELFHRHPDRPEGDLAKLRASVVNTAALADVARGLTADGLGAHLLLGRGEIATGGADKSSILADSMESLLGAVYLQHGIEVARTVILRLFGELLDTAPTLGAGLDWKTSLQELSAAHGLGTPAYRVSSTGPDHDKEFTAVAVVADTTYPRGVGRSKKEAEQQAAAAAWKALDAAQSAAPGRHPA is encoded by the coding sequence GTGAACCGCCAGGCGCTGCTCGCGGCGCTCGGCGTCGCGTTGCCCGAGGAGGTGTTGACGCTGGCGCTGACCCACCGCAGCTACGCCTACGAGCAGGGCGGGTTGCCGACCAACGAGCGGTTGGAGTTCCTCGGCGACGCGGTGCTGGGGCTCACCGTCACCGACGAGTTGTTCCACCGTCACCCCGACCGGCCGGAGGGCGACCTGGCCAAGCTGCGGGCCAGCGTGGTCAACACCGCCGCACTCGCCGACGTGGCCCGCGGGCTCACCGCCGACGGTCTCGGGGCGCACCTGCTGCTGGGCCGCGGCGAGATCGCCACCGGTGGCGCCGACAAATCCAGCATCCTGGCCGACAGCATGGAGTCCCTGCTCGGCGCGGTGTATCTGCAGCACGGCATCGAGGTGGCCCGCACGGTGATCCTGCGGCTGTTCGGGGAGCTGCTCGACACCGCGCCCACCCTGGGGGCGGGGCTGGACTGGAAGACCAGCCTGCAGGAGCTGTCCGCCGCCCACGGGCTGGGCACCCCGGCCTACCGGGTCAGCTCCACCGGGCCCGACCACGACAAGGAGTTCACCGCGGTGGCGGTGGTCGCCGACACCACCTACCCGCGCGGGGTGGGCCGGTCCAAAAAGGAGGCCGAGCAGCAGGCCGCGGCGGCCGCCTGGAAGGCCCTCGACGCCGCGCAGTCCGCCGCGCCGGGACGCCACCCGGCCTAG
- a CDS encoding YceD family protein, with product MATHQSDAPLVLTIARLGRRPGTMMAVRRTVDAPVRIGLDLEAIEPGAPLTLDLQLQSVSEGVLVTGTAAAPTSAQCARCLTEFADHIEVRLTALYAYPQSTTEATTEDDEIGRIVDDTVDLEQALIDEVGLALPLSPLCRPDCPGLCAQCGVALATADPDHHHEVIDPRWAKLAGLLEDRP from the coding sequence ATGGCCACGCATCAATCCGACGCGCCGCTGGTGCTCACCATCGCCCGGCTGGGGCGGCGTCCCGGCACGATGATGGCGGTGCGCCGCACCGTGGACGCCCCGGTGCGGATCGGGCTGGACCTGGAGGCGATCGAGCCCGGCGCGCCGCTGACGCTGGATCTGCAGCTGCAGTCGGTCTCCGAGGGCGTGCTGGTCACCGGGACCGCCGCCGCGCCCACCAGCGCGCAGTGCGCACGCTGCCTGACCGAGTTCGCCGACCACATCGAGGTCCGGCTCACCGCGCTGTACGCCTACCCACAGAGCACCACCGAGGCGACCACCGAGGACGACGAAATCGGCCGCATCGTCGACGACACCGTCGACCTCGAACAGGCCCTCATCGACGAGGTCGGCCTGGCGCTGCCGCTCTCCCCGCTGTGCCGCCCGGACTGCCCGGGCCTGTGCGCGCAGTGCGGGGTGGCGCTGGCCACCGCCGACCCCGATCACCACCACGAGGTGATCGATCCGCGCTGGGCCAAACTGGCCGGGCTGCTGGAAGACCGGCCGTGA
- the sepIVA gene encoding cell division protein SepIVA, whose product MYRVFEALDELSAIVEEARGVPMTAGCVVPRGDVLELVDDIKDAIPGELDDAQDVLDARDSLLHDAKTHADGMVAGASTEAESMVNHARAEADRVLADAKSHADRMVSEARQHSERMVAEAQEEAARLNAAAKREHEAAVSRAQAEADRLVENGNISYENAVQEGIKEQQRLVSQTEVVASATAEATRMIDSAHAEADRLRGECDIYVDSKLAEFEEFLNGTLRSVNRGRHQLRTAAGTHDYAVR is encoded by the coding sequence GTGTACCGAGTGTTTGAAGCGCTGGACGAACTGAGCGCCATCGTCGAAGAGGCGCGCGGCGTGCCGATGACCGCCGGTTGTGTGGTGCCCCGCGGCGACGTGCTGGAACTGGTCGACGACATCAAGGATGCGATCCCCGGCGAACTCGACGACGCCCAGGACGTGCTCGACGCCCGCGATTCGCTGCTGCACGACGCCAAGACCCACGCCGACGGCATGGTCGCGGGCGCGAGCACCGAGGCCGAGTCGATGGTCAACCATGCCCGTGCCGAGGCCGACCGGGTGCTCGCCGACGCCAAGAGCCACGCCGACCGGATGGTCTCCGAGGCCCGCCAGCACAGCGAACGGATGGTCGCCGAGGCGCAGGAGGAGGCCGCGCGGCTCAACGCCGCGGCCAAACGCGAGCACGAGGCCGCGGTGAGCCGGGCCCAGGCCGAAGCCGACCGGCTGGTGGAGAACGGCAACATCTCCTACGAGAACGCCGTGCAGGAGGGCATCAAGGAGCAGCAACGCCTGGTGTCGCAGACCGAGGTGGTGGCCTCGGCGACCGCGGAGGCCACCCGCATGATCGACTCGGCGCACGCCGAGGCCGACCGGCTGCGCGGCGAATGCGACATCTACGTCGACTCCAAACTCGCCGAGTTCGAGGAGTTCCTCAACGGCACGCTGCGCTCGGTCAACCGCGGCCGCCACCAACTGCGCACCGCCGCGGGCACCCACGACTACGCGGTTCGGTAG
- the coaD gene encoding pantetheine-phosphate adenylyltransferase has product MSGAVCPGSFDPVTLGHVDILERAAAQFDEVVAAVLINPAKKGMFDLDERLAMIAEATAHLPNVRAESGRGLVVDFVRERRLTAIVKGLRTGTDFEYELQMAQMNKHIAGVDTFFVATAPRYSFVSSSLAKEVASMGGDVSDLLPDPVNRRLAAKLAAR; this is encoded by the coding sequence ATGAGCGGAGCGGTATGCCCGGGCTCGTTCGACCCGGTGACCCTGGGCCACGTCGACATCCTGGAGCGCGCCGCCGCCCAATTCGATGAGGTGGTCGCCGCCGTGCTGATCAACCCGGCCAAAAAAGGAATGTTCGACCTCGACGAACGGCTGGCGATGATCGCCGAGGCCACCGCGCACCTGCCCAACGTGCGCGCCGAGTCCGGACGCGGGCTGGTGGTCGACTTCGTCCGCGAGCGGCGTCTGACCGCGATCGTCAAGGGCCTGCGCACCGGCACCGACTTCGAATACGAGCTGCAGATGGCGCAGATGAACAAGCACATCGCCGGGGTGGACACCTTCTTCGTGGCCACCGCCCCGCGGTACTCGTTCGTCTCCTCCTCGCTGGCCAAGGAGGTCGCGTCGATGGGCGGCGACGTCTCCGACCTGCTGCCCGACCCGGTGAACCGGCGGCTGGCCGCCAAGCTCGCCGCTCGCTGA